One genomic window of Desulfovibrio subterraneus includes the following:
- a CDS encoding YifB family Mg chelatase-like AAA ATPase: protein MIARVACAALLGIDAFRVDLEVDLARQGMPAFTLVGLAEGAVRESKERVFAALKNGGYKLPPSRITVNLAPADRRKGGSGYDLPLALALLGAAEVLPQKKLDGWYVVGELSLTGELKPVPGVLPMAILARKEGAKGFLVPADNAAEAAVVEGLDVYSVRSLGEAVGFLSGETALTPVQRDIEVASAGDGWLFDFAEVKGQEHAKRAIEIAAAGGHNLLFLGPPGSGKTMLAQRIPTVLPPLTFDEALEVTKIYSVADMLGEQSLIRTRPFRSPHHTISDVGLIGGGAYPRPGEVSLAHRGVLFLDELPEFKKPALEVMRQPLEAGNVTISRAAISLTYPADFMLVAAMNPCPCGYQTDERHTCVCSDFQIQRYRARLSGPLLDRIDLHVEVPAVPYEDLRSESTGVTSGEMRQRIEAARALQAARYAGTPCMTNADLSGRWLEEFCRLGAAEHAFLGKAVNALALSARAYTRILRIARTIADLAHEEVIAVPHIAEAINCRTLDRQGAA, encoded by the coding sequence ATGATAGCACGAGTTGCCTGCGCAGCCCTGCTGGGGATTGATGCATTCAGGGTTGATCTTGAAGTGGACCTTGCACGCCAAGGTATGCCTGCCTTCACGCTTGTGGGGTTGGCTGAAGGGGCTGTGCGTGAGTCCAAAGAGCGTGTCTTTGCGGCCCTGAAAAACGGCGGCTACAAGCTGCCGCCTTCACGTATCACCGTAAACCTTGCTCCGGCAGACCGTCGCAAGGGGGGCAGTGGATACGACCTGCCTCTGGCCCTTGCGCTTCTCGGTGCTGCGGAGGTGCTGCCTCAGAAGAAGCTTGATGGCTGGTATGTGGTGGGAGAGCTTTCGCTCACCGGCGAACTCAAGCCCGTACCCGGCGTGCTGCCCATGGCCATTCTGGCCCGCAAGGAAGGGGCAAAGGGATTTCTTGTTCCGGCGGATAATGCCGCCGAAGCTGCTGTGGTGGAAGGGTTGGACGTATATTCAGTCCGTTCTCTTGGCGAGGCCGTGGGCTTTTTATCCGGTGAGACTGCGCTTACGCCTGTTCAGCGAGATATAGAGGTTGCCTCGGCCGGCGATGGCTGGCTGTTCGACTTTGCCGAGGTGAAGGGGCAGGAGCATGCCAAGCGCGCCATCGAAATAGCAGCGGCGGGCGGGCATAACCTGCTGTTCCTCGGACCTCCCGGCAGTGGCAAGACCATGCTTGCGCAGCGCATTCCCACTGTGCTGCCGCCGCTCACCTTTGATGAGGCGCTGGAAGTAACCAAGATTTATTCGGTGGCGGACATGCTGGGCGAGCAGTCGCTTATCCGCACGCGACCTTTCCGTTCACCGCACCATACTATTTCGGATGTGGGGCTTATCGGCGGCGGTGCCTACCCCCGACCGGGAGAAGTCTCGCTGGCCCATCGCGGTGTGCTGTTTCTCGATGAACTGCCGGAGTTCAAAAAGCCTGCTCTGGAGGTGATGCGTCAGCCGCTTGAGGCAGGCAACGTGACCATTTCCCGCGCTGCCATTTCGCTGACCTATCCTGCCGATTTCATGCTGGTGGCGGCCATGAATCCCTGCCCGTGCGGATACCAGACGGACGAGCGCCACACCTGCGTGTGCAGCGATTTTCAGATTCAACGCTACCGTGCGCGCCTTTCCGGCCCGCTGCTCGACCGCATAGACCTGCATGTGGAAGTGCCTGCCGTGCCGTATGAAGATCTGCGTAGCGAAAGCACCGGCGTGACATCGGGTGAGATGCGTCAGCGCATTGAGGCGGCGCGTGCTCTGCAGGCCGCGCGGTATGCTGGCACCCCCTGCATGACCAATGCGGATCTTTCCGGCAGATGGCTGGAGGAATTCTGCCGTCTCGGTGCGGCGGAGCATGCCTTTCTCGGCAAGGCCGTGAACGCGCTGGCCCTTTCCGCCAGAGCCTATACGCGCATTCTGCGCATAGCCCGCACCATAGCGGACCTTGCGCATGAAGAGGTCATCGCCGTGCCGCACATAGCCGAGGCCATAAACTGCCGCACGCTGGACAGACAGGGAGCGGCGTAA
- a CDS encoding methyl-accepting chemotaxis protein, producing the protein MKLIWKLSIPQVIFVLILGIISYMVIHSSFTDMKQRYVEDTVHNRFTRISTDIHKTAEAATNLAAVFAKVPAVLDAYALAHSGNMDDENSPESQAAREMLRKALAPMLNSYKEISGESMQLHFHLPNGRSLARLWRKQQAKRNGKWVDISDDLSSFRQTVLDVNRTGQPVSGIELGRGGFVVRGLVPVKSPDGRQLGSVEMLFGFDPILSAATEEGKNEMIMYMNGDMLSITTALQDEAKFPRLGNFVRTTTPKDSGVEQFVTSELLERGKTDNTFDDHGELVLATYPIPDYRGKQIGVLVCAVHTGSLMQLVARADTTLMVMLAGMALAPVLVLLVFLRHLVTRPLTNIKAKIKDIAEDKADLTEQIHCTQKDEIGDLARWFNTLTGKLSTMIDEMEGYVNVLNTVPDPIFVVDEQYRILMANKATLDFLGITEENLKQCRCHDQFKTSVCSTPDCPIDMVKKLGRQAEADIIELKQPDGHSVFIKPSANLLKDSKGHKVGYVEVARVVTDLVHAEREMNVKLERIRQVNEATREAAVHLSSTSSDLAREFSGVQQALDNQQNRLQETVTAMEQMNVTVQQVAQSATEAAEQSQSAREQAQQGAAIVDQSVNAILRVSEQASAMKVSMHQLGKQAQEIGAVLGVISDIADQTNLLALNAAIEAARAGEAGRGFAVVADEVRKLAEKTMQATSEVEKAIGSIQRGAQDSIRMVEETGGLVENASTLATRSGEALQSIVHLVTASSDQVRNIATAAEEQSATSDHINGAIDEVANMASDVSSRMDASTGSVQELAALAKELDKLSKG; encoded by the coding sequence ATGAAGCTCATCTGGAAATTATCCATTCCACAAGTCATCTTTGTTCTCATACTTGGAATCATCAGCTACATGGTGATCCATTCTTCTTTTACCGACATGAAGCAACGGTACGTTGAAGACACCGTGCATAACCGCTTCACACGCATCAGCACCGACATACACAAGACAGCCGAAGCAGCCACAAACCTTGCCGCAGTTTTTGCCAAGGTACCGGCCGTGCTTGATGCCTATGCCCTTGCCCACAGCGGCAACATGGATGACGAAAATTCTCCCGAGTCACAGGCCGCCCGCGAAATGCTGCGAAAAGCCCTTGCCCCCATGCTGAACAGCTACAAAGAAATTTCCGGCGAGAGCATGCAGCTGCATTTTCACCTGCCAAACGGCAGAAGTCTTGCCCGCCTCTGGCGCAAGCAACAGGCAAAGCGCAACGGCAAATGGGTTGATATTTCCGACGACCTTTCCTCTTTCCGTCAGACCGTGCTTGATGTGAACAGAACCGGCCAGCCTGTCAGCGGTATTGAGCTGGGGCGCGGCGGCTTTGTGGTACGCGGTCTTGTTCCTGTCAAATCGCCTGACGGCAGGCAGCTCGGCTCTGTGGAAATGCTGTTCGGCTTCGATCCCATTCTTTCCGCCGCCACGGAAGAGGGAAAGAACGAGATGATCATGTACATGAACGGCGACATGCTCAGCATCACCACCGCATTGCAGGATGAAGCCAAGTTCCCGCGGCTGGGCAACTTTGTCCGGACGACCACCCCCAAGGATTCCGGCGTGGAGCAGTTTGTCACGTCCGAGCTGCTGGAACGCGGCAAGACAGACAACACCTTTGACGACCACGGCGAACTGGTGCTGGCCACCTACCCCATTCCCGACTATCGCGGCAAACAGATCGGCGTGCTGGTCTGCGCGGTACACACCGGTTCACTGATGCAGCTCGTAGCCAGAGCGGATACCACGCTCATGGTCATGCTGGCTGGCATGGCGCTGGCTCCGGTGCTGGTACTGCTGGTTTTCCTGCGCCATCTTGTGACCAGGCCGCTCACGAACATCAAGGCCAAGATCAAGGACATTGCAGAAGACAAGGCCGACCTTACAGAGCAGATTCACTGCACCCAGAAGGATGAAATCGGCGATCTGGCCCGCTGGTTCAACACGCTTACCGGCAAGCTGAGCACCATGATCGACGAGATGGAAGGCTACGTGAACGTGCTGAACACCGTTCCCGATCCCATTTTCGTTGTGGACGAACAGTACCGCATCCTCATGGCCAACAAGGCCACGCTGGACTTCCTCGGCATTACCGAAGAAAACCTCAAACAGTGCCGGTGCCACGACCAGTTCAAGACCAGCGTATGCAGCACCCCTGATTGTCCCATCGACATGGTCAAAAAACTCGGCAGACAGGCCGAGGCTGACATCATTGAACTGAAGCAGCCCGACGGGCACAGTGTATTCATCAAACCCTCGGCAAACCTGCTCAAGGATTCCAAGGGTCACAAGGTCGGGTATGTGGAAGTGGCCCGCGTGGTAACCGACCTTGTGCATGCCGAACGTGAAATGAATGTGAAGCTTGAGCGCATCCGTCAGGTGAACGAGGCAACCAGAGAAGCCGCCGTGCATCTTTCAAGTACATCATCCGACCTTGCCCGAGAGTTTTCCGGTGTGCAGCAGGCTCTGGACAACCAGCAGAACCGCCTGCAGGAAACCGTTACAGCCATGGAACAGATGAACGTAACCGTGCAGCAGGTGGCCCAGAGCGCCACGGAAGCGGCGGAGCAGTCGCAGTCCGCACGGGAACAGGCCCAGCAGGGCGCTGCCATTGTGGACCAGTCTGTAAATGCCATTCTGCGCGTCAGCGAGCAGGCATCGGCCATGAAGGTATCCATGCACCAGCTCGGCAAGCAGGCGCAGGAAATTGGCGCGGTTCTGGGCGTTATTTCCGACATTGCCGACCAGACCAACCTGCTGGCGCTGAATGCGGCCATTGAAGCCGCCCGTGCCGGTGAAGCAGGCCGCGGTTTCGCGGTGGTGGCCGACGAAGTTCGCAAGCTGGCCGAAAAGACCATGCAGGCCACCAGCGAGGTGGAAAAGGCCATCGGCTCCATACAGCGCGGTGCGCAGGATTCCATCCGCATGGTGGAAGAGACCGGCGGACTGGTGGAAAACGCCAGCACCCTTGCAACACGCTCCGGCGAGGCACTGCAGTCCATCGTGCATCTGGTAACAGCCTCTTCCGATCAGGTGCGCAACATTGCCACCGCTGCAGAAGAGCAGTCTGCCACCAGCGACCACATCAACGGCGCAATCGACGAGGTGGCCAACATGGCTTCCGACGTGTCGAGCCGTATGGACGCATCCACCGGTTCCGTGCAGGAACTGGCTGCCCTTGCGAAGGAGCTGGACAAACTCTCCAAGGGGTAG
- the rsgA gene encoding ribosome small subunit-dependent GTPase A, translating into MTSTNYPHLAELGWNDFFENQLDDERPAENAIVRVCSVHSMVLFVMGAEGKRQLAIPGNWLSSDPEDRPTVGDWLILDETGQWPVRILKRQTLVTRRAPSDITSVQLVAANLDTLFIVTSLNDDFNLSRLERYLAIAYEYGVTPVVVLSKRDLVTAEHAEDCAAQVRALHDGLDVVVVNALTIDTVNALFPWVEKGMTATLVGSSGVGKSTLVNTLSGEERTPTGAIRDSDSKGRHTTSSRTLYTLPNGGLIMDVPGFRELRLPSCEHGIAKVFADIIEIGLHCGFTDCLHDGEPDCAVEKAVEEGRITRRRVENYRKLLKEQAAQDDEKQQAKIYARQRRVADRVAGKTSGKKQRRRR; encoded by the coding sequence ATGACAAGTACCAACTACCCCCACCTTGCCGAACTTGGCTGGAACGACTTCTTCGAAAACCAGCTTGATGACGAACGCCCTGCGGAAAACGCCATTGTCCGCGTCTGCAGCGTACACAGCATGGTCCTGTTCGTGATGGGGGCAGAGGGAAAACGCCAGCTGGCCATTCCCGGCAACTGGCTTTCCAGCGATCCTGAAGACAGGCCCACAGTGGGGGACTGGCTTATCCTGGACGAAACAGGCCAATGGCCTGTGCGCATTCTGAAACGCCAGACCCTTGTGACCCGCCGCGCGCCTTCCGACATCACCAGCGTACAACTGGTTGCAGCCAACCTGGACACGCTGTTTATCGTCACCTCGCTCAACGACGACTTCAACCTTTCCCGGCTTGAGCGCTATCTCGCCATTGCTTACGAATATGGTGTCACCCCCGTCGTCGTGCTCAGCAAGCGCGATCTGGTCACAGCCGAACATGCGGAAGACTGCGCCGCACAGGTGCGCGCCCTGCATGACGGGCTGGACGTGGTGGTGGTAAACGCCCTGACCATAGATACCGTAAACGCCCTTTTCCCGTGGGTTGAAAAAGGCATGACGGCAACCCTTGTCGGCTCTTCCGGCGTGGGCAAGTCCACCCTCGTCAACACGCTGAGCGGCGAAGAACGCACCCCCACGGGTGCCATCCGCGATTCTGACAGCAAGGGACGGCACACCACCTCAAGCCGCACGCTCTATACGCTGCCCAACGGCGGACTCATCATGGATGTGCCCGGCTTCCGCGAGCTGCGCCTGCCCTCGTGCGAACACGGCATAGCCAAAGTGTTTGCGGATATCATCGAGATAGGCCTTCACTGCGGGTTTACCGACTGCCTGCACGACGGAGAGCCTGACTGCGCCGTTGAAAAGGCCGTGGAAGAAGGCCGCATCACGCGCCGCCGCGTGGAGAACTACCGCAAGCTGCTCAAGGAACAGGCCGCACAGGACGATGAAAAGCAGCAGGCCAAGATATATGCCAGACAGCGCCGCGTGGCTGACCGCGTCGCCGGAAAAACTTCAGGCAAGAAGCAGCGCCGCCGTCGCTGA
- the hemC gene encoding hydroxymethylbilane synthase — MKNIVIATRGSKLALWQANHIKDCIERQHAGKVSVELLVLKTKGDIILDVPLAKVGGKGLFVKEIEEALLDGRADLAVHSMKDVPMELPEGLVLGTIPQREDASDTFLSVNYDTLDSLPQGATVGTSSLRRQSQLLTLRPDLKVVSLRGNVDTRLRKLMDGEFDAIIMATSGLKRLGLTAPRHEILGPPRFLPAVGQGALGIEFHQDREDIREMLAFLEHRPTRICVEAERGFLFGLQGGCQVPIAGHATMTGDDTFTLVGFVADLEGKRIIRETVNGAEAAARNVGLALAETVKQQGAGAILEEVYASEQATRS; from the coding sequence ATGAAGAACATCGTCATCGCCACGCGCGGCTCCAAGCTCGCACTCTGGCAGGCCAACCACATCAAGGATTGCATCGAACGGCAGCATGCGGGCAAGGTTTCCGTTGAACTGCTGGTTCTCAAAACCAAGGGCGACATCATTCTGGATGTTCCTCTGGCCAAAGTCGGCGGCAAGGGCCTGTTCGTCAAGGAAATCGAAGAAGCGCTTCTGGACGGCAGAGCCGACCTTGCCGTGCATTCCATGAAGGATGTGCCCATGGAATTGCCCGAAGGTCTGGTGCTCGGCACCATTCCCCAGCGTGAAGACGCCTCGGACACCTTCCTTTCCGTCAACTACGACACGCTGGATTCCCTGCCGCAGGGTGCCACCGTGGGCACCAGCAGCCTGCGCCGTCAGTCGCAGCTTCTGACCCTGCGCCCCGACCTCAAGGTCGTTTCGCTGCGCGGCAACGTGGATACCCGCCTGCGCAAGCTCATGGACGGCGAGTTCGACGCCATTATCATGGCCACTTCCGGCCTGAAGCGTCTGGGACTCACCGCTCCCAGGCACGAAATTCTGGGGCCGCCCCGCTTCCTGCCCGCCGTGGGTCAGGGCGCGCTCGGCATCGAATTCCATCAGGACCGCGAAGACATCCGTGAAATGCTGGCATTTCTTGAGCACCGCCCCACCCGCATCTGCGTGGAAGCCGAACGCGGTTTCCTCTTCGGTCTGCAGGGCGGTTGTCAGGTGCCCATTGCGGGCCACGCCACCATGACGGGCGACGACACCTTCACTCTGGTGGGCTTTGTGGCCGACCTTGAAGGCAAGCGTATCATCCGCGAAACCGTGAACGGAGCCGAAGCTGCTGCCCGCAACGTGGGCCTTGCCCTTGCAGAGACCGTAAAACAGCAGGGTGCAGGCGCCATACTCGAAGAGGTGTATGCCTCTGAGCAGGCAACCCGCTCATAA
- a CDS encoding FmdB family zinc ribbon protein, with amino-acid sequence MPIYEYKCEACGKEFEELVFGDAAPACPACASGATHKLLSASQFKMPGGTVSAPSGSAGGSGCSGCSGGNCSTCK; translated from the coding sequence ATGCCCATTTACGAATACAAATGTGAAGCCTGCGGCAAGGAATTTGAAGAACTGGTTTTCGGTGATGCCGCTCCGGCATGCCCCGCATGCGCTTCCGGTGCTACGCACAAGTTGCTTTCCGCCTCCCAGTTCAAGATGCCCGGCGGCACTGTTTCTGCTCCTTCCGGCAGTGCGGGCGGCTCCGGCTGCTCCGGCTGCTCCGGCGGCAACTGCTCCACCTGCAAGTAA
- a CDS encoding D-sedoheptulose 7-phosphate isomerase has product MTDTAKEMILEHARAGARLREAYFEANADKVNEVAKILALCLARGGKILFCGNGGSAADSQHLAAEFVNRFLMERPPLPAIALTTDSSILTAIGNDYGFDLVFSKQVQALATEGDVLVAISTSGNSNNIVEALKVARERCITTIGITGQGGGRMAPLCEHLLDVSHRHTPLVQEVHIAIGHLLCQLTDHYLFENVMELQPYLNEPDGACHE; this is encoded by the coding sequence ATGACCGATACCGCCAAAGAGATGATTCTGGAACATGCCCGTGCAGGCGCCCGCCTGCGCGAAGCCTATTTCGAAGCCAACGCCGACAAGGTGAACGAAGTGGCCAAGATTCTGGCCCTGTGCCTTGCCCGCGGCGGCAAGATTCTCTTCTGCGGCAACGGGGGCAGCGCGGCAGATTCGCAGCATCTGGCTGCCGAGTTCGTGAACCGCTTTCTCATGGAACGTCCCCCTCTGCCTGCCATTGCCCTGACGACGGACTCGTCCATTCTCACCGCCATCGGCAATGACTACGGTTTCGACCTTGTGTTCAGCAAGCAGGTGCAGGCGCTTGCCACAGAGGGCGATGTGCTTGTGGCCATCTCCACCTCCGGCAACAGCAACAACATCGTTGAAGCCCTCAAGGTGGCGCGCGAACGCTGCATAACCACCATAGGCATCACGGGACAGGGCGGCGGCCGCATGGCCCCTTTGTGTGAACATCTGCTTGATGTTTCCCACCGTCATACGCCTCTTGTCCAAGAAGTGCACATTGCCATAGGTCACCTGCTCTGCCAACTGACAGATCACTATCTTTTCGAGAACGTCATGGAGTTGCAGCCCTACCTGAACGAGCCGGACGGGGCCTGCCACGAATAA
- a CDS encoding NAD(+)/NADH kinase, which produces MSRTIHTVFIVTKAGHTAALELAASMKEWFLGRGCEAEVFENGRLQWQKVVFPATGGLVLVLGGDGTMLSVARRLVGSDIPVLGVNLGRVGFLTEVSVDEWQTQIERLFDERVRYVRRVALSCIVERSSHRIYSGVAVNDMVVHRGALARVIKLELHVQGERLGGLRADGLIVSSPTGSTGYAVSANGPLIHPDLNAFSVTPICPFLNALKPFVLCGDMELAIDIQDTDTDLYLTQDGQDGVILKAGDRVTISTAPKGLLVAELGCASYFERLRTRGFYKDQQ; this is translated from the coding sequence ATGAGCCGAACCATACATACAGTTTTTATCGTTACCAAGGCAGGACACACTGCTGCACTTGAGCTCGCGGCCTCCATGAAGGAGTGGTTCCTCGGGCGCGGATGCGAGGCGGAAGTGTTCGAAAACGGCCGTCTTCAGTGGCAGAAGGTAGTGTTCCCCGCCACCGGGGGGCTTGTGCTTGTGCTTGGCGGCGACGGAACCATGCTGAGCGTGGCGCGCCGCCTTGTGGGTTCGGACATCCCCGTTCTGGGTGTCAATCTGGGGCGCGTGGGGTTCCTGACCGAAGTGTCCGTGGATGAGTGGCAGACGCAGATTGAACGGCTCTTTGACGAGCGCGTGCGCTATGTGCGCCGCGTCGCCCTGTCCTGCATTGTGGAGCGCAGCTCGCATCGTATCTACAGCGGTGTGGCGGTAAACGACATGGTCGTGCATCGCGGTGCCCTTGCGCGGGTCATAAAGCTGGAACTGCATGTGCAGGGTGAGCGTCTCGGCGGCCTGCGCGCAGACGGGCTCATCGTTTCCTCTCCCACGGGTTCCACAGGCTATGCGGTATCCGCCAACGGGCCGCTCATCCATCCCGACCTCAACGCGTTTTCGGTTACGCCCATCTGCCCCTTCCTCAACGCGCTCAAGCCCTTTGTGCTGTGCGGTGATATGGAGCTGGCTATCGATATACAGGATACGGATACGGACCTGTATCTGACTCAGGACGGGCAGGACGGTGTCATTCTCAAAGCGGGCGACCGTGTTACCATTTCAACGGCCCCAAAGGGGTTGCTTGTGGCCGAACTGGGTTGTGCCAGCTATTTTGAAAGGCTGCGCACCAGAGGGTTCTACAAGGATCAGCAGTAG
- a CDS encoding ARMT1-like domain-containing protein, protein MSVLPELKSVREVRWGKDPYMDAWLHNFKTENNIEHLMNPENVAPDEQLRFMVALDEQQVYMPCSDVIFTQLLSKHRPKTLHLEYTRIWRFIVRLIRQHGLDRYNERRVIQFCKMRFRQHFNSRIMIPSRLAKRLVSIVLTQCAVTDPYREGKLKANRLAGEFLKRPSTERLILANPPECNSAADIREMRWDLDFLELRRLLYLSTLPVLWQDNDPSPLEVEAELEKPCGECSRLRLLLGPEDEERKKILYLPDVSGAFVFDLKIIHSLLRQGHQVVLALKEGFYFNTPTLWEIERDPVLKQATADAHILHDDNVSKNDLLRMLREHRFLIISDGTREQLNLYKTSVTFARAWKECDLIIAKGGRNYMNLVGCGLEFTRDIVCFHRSEDGEFHLTTKPRAKWVRKFTEADLHDKAKEIISEMREARATGKSVMFYSAVIGSIPGQTSQAIRVVDTFVRHLRERLENTFIINPAEHFEEGMDGDDLMFMWERVQRSGLLDVWRFQTVEDIETSFALMGRKVPSAWSGKDSTYSTGCTKEMRIALDMQKLHSEMQIIGPSADKFFRRAEYGVGKYYDAGIKQP, encoded by the coding sequence ATGAGCGTGTTGCCTGAGTTGAAGTCTGTGCGGGAGGTGCGTTGGGGCAAAGACCCTTACATGGATGCCTGGCTGCACAACTTCAAGACCGAAAACAATATCGAACACCTCATGAATCCGGAAAACGTAGCTCCTGACGAGCAACTCCGTTTCATGGTGGCGCTTGACGAGCAGCAGGTCTACATGCCCTGTTCCGATGTCATCTTCACACAGCTGCTGAGCAAGCACCGGCCCAAGACCCTGCATCTGGAATATACACGCATATGGCGTTTCATCGTGCGGCTCATCCGCCAGCACGGTCTCGACAGATACAATGAACGCCGGGTCATTCAGTTCTGCAAGATGCGGTTCCGCCAGCACTTCAATTCGCGGATAATGATTCCCTCGCGTCTGGCAAAGCGTCTTGTCAGCATAGTGCTCACCCAGTGCGCGGTCACGGACCCCTACAGGGAAGGCAAGCTCAAGGCCAACCGGCTTGCAGGCGAGTTTCTGAAGCGTCCCTCCACTGAGCGGCTCATTCTTGCCAATCCGCCGGAATGCAACTCCGCCGCCGATATACGCGAAATGCGCTGGGATCTGGATTTTCTCGAACTGCGCCGCCTGCTCTATCTTTCGACCCTGCCCGTGCTGTGGCAGGATAACGATCCCTCGCCGCTGGAGGTGGAAGCCGAGCTGGAAAAACCCTGCGGAGAATGCAGCCGCCTGCGCCTGCTGCTCGGACCGGAGGACGAAGAGCGCAAGAAGATTCTGTATCTTCCCGACGTGAGCGGGGCGTTCGTGTTCGACCTGAAGATCATCCACTCGCTCCTCCGTCAGGGGCATCAGGTTGTTCTGGCGCTCAAGGAAGGATTTTATTTCAACACCCCCACCCTGTGGGAGATTGAGCGAGACCCTGTTCTGAAGCAGGCCACGGCCGATGCCCATATCCTGCATGACGACAACGTGAGCAAGAACGACCTGTTGCGCATGTTGCGCGAGCACCGGTTCCTGATCATTTCCGACGGCACGCGCGAGCAGCTCAATCTGTACAAGACAAGCGTGACCTTTGCCCGCGCATGGAAGGAGTGTGATCTGATCATCGCCAAGGGCGGCCGGAATTACATGAATCTTGTCGGCTGCGGTCTGGAGTTTACCCGGGACATCGTGTGCTTCCATCGTTCCGAAGACGGCGAATTCCATCTGACCACCAAGCCCCGCGCCAAATGGGTGCGCAAGTTCACCGAGGCTGATCTGCACGACAAGGCCAAGGAAATTATCAGTGAAATGCGCGAAGCCCGTGCAACGGGCAAGAGCGTGATGTTCTACAGTGCGGTCATCGGTTCCATTCCCGGGCAGACCTCGCAGGCCATACGGGTTGTGGATACCTTTGTGCGCCATCTTCGCGAGCGGCTTGAAAACACCTTCATCATCAATCCCGCCGAGCATTTTGAAGAAGGTATGGATGGTGACGATCTCATGTTCATGTGGGAACGGGTGCAGAGAAGCGGCTTGCTTGACGTCTGGCGTTTTCAGACGGTTGAGGATATAGAAACGAGCTTCGCGCTTATGGGACGCAAGGTGCCTTCAGCATGGTCGGGCAAGGATTCGACCTATTCCACCGGATGCACAAAGGAAATGCGCATAGCGCTGGATATGCAGAAGTTGCACTCCGAAATGCAGATTATCGGCCCCAGCGCCGACAAGTTCTTCCGCAGGGCGGAGTACGGCGTAGGCAAATATTACGACGCGGGTATCAAGCAGCCCTAG
- a CDS encoding DUF4254 domain-containing protein: MIGFEDISKELERCFAAQVQSTADWHATEPEDATGAEEGAELKNLKGLVLAQHLMNFKLWHVEDIARRKDVGPEVIADCKYRIDGLNQRRNDFMEKVDACIVGMIAPMLPPVADGAMLRHNTESLGMSVDRLSILSLKIFHMREQTERTDVDEAHRASCRDKLAVLQEQRADLARAVLELLDDYRTGVKRPKVYFQFKMYNDPSLNPQLYKGA, translated from the coding sequence ATGATCGGTTTTGAAGATATTTCGAAAGAATTGGAACGTTGTTTTGCGGCGCAGGTGCAGAGCACCGCTGACTGGCACGCGACGGAACCGGAAGATGCAACCGGCGCGGAAGAAGGCGCGGAACTGAAGAACCTGAAGGGGCTGGTTCTGGCACAGCACCTCATGAACTTCAAGCTCTGGCACGTGGAAGACATAGCCCGCCGCAAGGACGTGGGCCCCGAAGTCATTGCGGACTGCAAGTACCGCATTGACGGGCTCAACCAGCGCCGAAACGACTTTATGGAAAAGGTGGATGCCTGCATCGTGGGCATGATCGCTCCTATGCTGCCGCCGGTTGCCGATGGAGCAATGCTGCGCCACAATACGGAGTCGCTGGGCATGTCGGTGGACAGGCTTTCCATTCTCAGCCTGAAGATTTTCCACATGCGCGAGCAGACCGAGCGTACCGACGTGGATGAGGCGCATCGTGCCTCCTGCCGCGATAAGCTGGCCGTGCTGCAGGAGCAGCGTGCCGACCTTGCCCGTGCCGTGCTCGAACTGCTGGACGACTACCGTACAGGCGTGAAGCGGCCTAAGGTGTATTTCCAGTTCAAGATGTATAACGATCCCTCGCTCAACCCCCAGCTCTACAAGGGCGCGTAG